The Nicotiana tomentosiformis chromosome 2, ASM39032v3, whole genome shotgun sequence genome includes the window TAAACGGTTATTGTAatgattttttatattattaagaCAAATGTTGTAGTAAGCAGGTcctcttatttttaatattataagaaaattaaatatctTTTAAGTGTTAAAAGATTATTTATATCAGTGTATATACAACTTATAACGTGTTTGCCCAAGCTTCTACAAAggtcaaaagtgttttttttcttccgttttttttttcaacttaaagtgtttggccaagtttttttttttttggaggaaAAAGTATTTTTGTGAAGAAGTAGAAGCAGTTTTCGAGAAATAGAAAAAAGTAACTTCCCCAAAAAGCAAAaccagaagcagttttgacttttcttttactaaaaatacccttaacaaaatatagtatataccaaaataaccttacttattttaaacctaatacttaggatattaatgtataaatattttttcttatttttaggataactttctaatatatagtgacttgaggggtgaatgcttttatatttgttgaataaattttaatatatttaaattatcttaaaagaattaaagtacttttaaattttatttttatattttacttaaataaaataaaaagatttaattattgcctttaataacaaaattttgagaatatttacttatttataatattaactattaagtaaatctattcatctttttattcgtaatttgatccttaaaaagtattttttgaaaagtttagcCAAACATAAATTACTgatcaaattttttttttaaattgattagtcaaacacaaactgtttctctttaaaattattttttcgaaagtacttttgaaaaaatatttatcaaaataaaCAGATTTTTCCGGCCAAACCAAACATGACATTAAACTCAAAACAAACAAAAGTTTTTAGAGAGAAAGTTGTAAGAGAGAGAAATACCACCATGTTGAGACAAAAGTAAAGTGTCACTACCAATACCATTCTGGGTTTTTGAGACATATACTGTCTGAAAAACAGAATAGGGTTTTACTAGTGTTTATTTTTTTACCAGTGGGAAGAAGGGTTTTTGGTCCTTTCTTGAAGTTCATTTTGTGTGAACTTATCAAGTTGTCTAAAGGCCAAAACCTTTCTGGGTCCAttccattttcttctatttaatGCCAGCTTAAATGcaaacaagaaaaaagaaaagttaGTAGTATATGTAAGCAAATCTTAGGTGTCACATTGTTTCAAAGCTGTAACATTTACTAGAAGAAGAATTAACATGCTGTAAAGCTTGAATCTTTGAAAAGGACTGCTTTCAATTTTTGGTGGCAAATGCTGTTTGCTGTTTGGTAAGAAAAATGCCGAGTTTTTGCCTCATCTGTTAGATCTTTTAAAGTACATCTTATACTTTGTTTCTGTCATTCATTGCCTCTGTTCCGCTTCTGTAGCTAAAAGATTGATCTTTTTCTTAGAAATGTGCTTTTCTTGAATCTTTGTCACTCTTTAAGACAAAGTTGGTTCTGTGGTTTTTCTTAAGTTGAAGGAGGGTAATTGCTGATTTGGGTACTGGGTATTTTTGTGTTGTTTTTAGCTGAAGCTTAGTGGTAGGAGTAGTGGCATTGATATCTTGTTGAGGGAAAGTTGTATTTGGAAACTAGAATATTTCTTAGTGCACTGTGGTGGCTCAAGTGAAGCTTCTTGTGGTGGTAGAATGAAGCTTTCAATTAAGTTCTTGATGTTTTTTGTTCTTTATTTTGGCTCTGCAATGGGGCAGCTTCCATCCCAGGACATATTAGCACTGCTTGAGTTTAAGAAAGGTATAGAGCATGATCCAACAGGGTTTGTGCTTGAATCTTGGAATGAGGAATCCATTGATTTCAATGGGTGCCCTTCTTCTTGGAATGGGATAATGTGTAATGGTGGCAATGTTGCAGCAGTTGTCCTTGACAACTTGGGCTTGTTTGCTGATGTAGATTTGAGTGTGTTTGCTAACCTCACAATGCTTGTGAAGCTCTCAATGGCAAACAATTCAATTGCTGGAAAAATTCCTAACAACATAGGTAACTTCAAGAGCCTTGAGTATCTCGATCTGTCGGGTAATCTATTCGCCTCCTCTTTACCGCCAGACGTTGGAAAACTAGGGAGCTTAAAGAATTTGTCGTTAGCTGGTAATAACTTTTCCGGTCCAATACCGGACACAATTTCAGGGCTCATATCAATCCAATCTTTGGACTTGAGTCACAATTCTTTTTCTGGGCCGCTACCTTCATCTTTGATGAAATTGATAGGCTTGGTATACCTTAATCTATCTGTTAATGGATTCACAAAGAAAATTCCAAAAGGATTTGAGATGATGGAAAATCTTGAAGTGCTTGACTTGCACGGAAATATGCTAGATGGCAATTTGGATCCACAACTCTTGCTGCTTACTACTGCAACTGTTGTTGACTTGAGTGGAAACTTACTAGTGAATTCTGCTTCtcagcagcagaaatttctgccaGGGATATCTGAGTCGGTCAAGTATTTAAATCTTAGCCATAATCAGCTTACTGGCTCACTTGTCAATGAGGCTCAGATATTTGGGAACTTGAATGTTCTGGATTTGAGCTACAATCAGCTGTCAGGGGAATTACCTAGTTTCAACTTTGTTTATGATCTTCAGGTCCTTAGACTTGGCAACAATCAGTTTTCTGGATTTATCCCCAATGATCTTTTGAAAGGAGATGCATTGGTTCTCACCGAGTTGGATTTAAGTGGAAACAACCTCACAGGTAAAATGCAGAGTACATGAATTTTCAAATCCTCCTGTTGTTTTTGTTGCTAGTTGTTGTTAGAACAGTTACTTTACTATTTTTCACAATCTCTTAATTTTGCAGGGTCAACAAGCATGATAACATCGACAACATTGCGCACTCTTAACTTATCCTCCAATGCTCTCTCTGGTGAACTTCCCTTCGTGACTGGAAGTTCTGCGGTGCTTGATCTCTCGAATAATCAGTTCGAAGGTAATCTAACTAGAATGCTTAAATGGGGGAATATTGAATATCTTGACCTCAGCCAAAACCGTTTGAGTGGAAACATCCCTGAGGTTACAGCTCAGTTTCTGCGTTTATATCACCTCAACCTTTCACACAATACCCTAATTGGAACTCTCCCAAAAGTTATCACACAGTTTCCTAAGACCACAGTCCTTGATCTCAGTTTCAACCAGTTGGATGGGCCTCTTCTTACTTCTCTACTAACTTTGCCAACTATTGAAGAACTTCACCTACAAAACAATGCACTTGTTGGAAGCATTGATTTTTCTCCTCCGGCTAGTACTCCTAAGCTTCGTGTTCTTGATCTTTCTCATAATCAGTTCGGTGGTTATTTTCCTGATGGTTTTGGGTCGTTGACTGCGCTTCAAGTACTTGATATAGCAGGAAATAATTTGTCTGGATCTATACCAACTTCCATAGGTAATGTTAGTTCTCTTACTTCTTTAGACATTTCAGAGAATCATTTCACTGGTCCACTGCCAAAGAACCTGCCAAACAGCCTCCAAAGCTTAAATGCATCGCTCAATGACTTCTCTGGTGTTGTCCCTGATAATTTGAGAAAATTTCCCTTGTCATCTTTCTACCCAGGCAACTCTGAACTTCAATTTCCAAATCCTCCCTCGGGATCTGGTCAAGCTTCAACAGAAAATCATAGGAACAAGCAACTTAAAACAATTATCAAAGTGGTGATAATAGTTTCTTGTGTGGTTGTTCTTGTTATTGTAATCTTGCTCGCCATTTTTATATACTTACGGGCACCAAGGAAGCCTCAGGCACAGGTTACGGACAAAGATGTCCGGCGTCATGCTCAATCAACTCCTTCTGCTTTTAGCAGTAGAGAAGGTGCTGGTGGTGTAGTAGTTTCAGCACAGGATGTTGCGACTTCACGGAAAGCATCATCATCAGAAATAATTAGTCCTGATGAGAAAATGACAGCTATAACTGGTTTCTCCCCTTCAAAAGCCAGTCATTTCACTTGGTCACCAGAGTCCGGTGATTCATATACCGCTGAAAGCCTTCCAAGACTGGATGTGAGATCTCCAGATAGTCTGGCAGGAGAGCTGTACTTCCTCGATGATACAATCTCTTTTACGGCCGAGGAACTATCTCGGGCCCCAGCTGAAGTCTTGGGCAGAAGCAGCCATGGGACGTCTTACAGGGCAACTCTGGATAACGGGTTGCTCTTGACTGTGAAATGGCTGAGAGAAGGAGTGGCAAAACAGAGAAAGGATTTCACGAAGGAGGCTAAAAAGTTTGCAAATATTAGGCATCCAAATGTGGTCGGATTAAGAGGTTATTACTGGGGACCCACACAACATGAGAAGCTTATTCTTTCAGATTACATATCTCCTGGAAGTCTAGCAAGTTTTCTCTATGGTAAGCCTTATCTTCCGGCATTCCACTTTCCAGCTCATCTTATGCATGTGGTTCACTATAACATATATAAGTCACAACATGCTTTTAGCCTttgcttctttgatatttctttgatttccctTTTGTATTTCATGGCAAACAATTTGTTAATTTGATAATATTTTACAGTTCTTGTGGTGCATAAACTTTTCTCAGTCTGCATTAGCATGAAACACATTAAAGCACTTTCAGTATTGGTGTTTCTACCTGCTCAACGTGTCTGTTTCACCGGGTTACTGTTGTTCTTTTGATGGCAAGGCTCCACAAATAACTCTTCATGAAATTTCGTTTTTTTCTCTTAGACAGAGTTATCTTTTCAGATTATGCTAAATTTGGAGCTTTTGTATTTTGTGTTTAATTGCACATACAATTTTTCTTGGTAACTGAATTCCTAATTTCCAAGATTTTAATTGGTACAAATATATTATCTGTTTTCTGATTCATGGCTTGTGTTGGTAGAGACTACTTTCTGTTTCTTGGATTAGTTTGGTGGAGATTACCTAGAATAGCAtacaatttttcttctgtaaatcaTAAAAAAAGGATTAATTTTTCATATCATCCCTTTAGCGATCGTTTGGTTGGGAAACAAGTTATCCTATGATTAATTATCCCGGGATTAGTTATCCCACCCTCCCATGGGGATAATAAAACACTATAATCCCGGGATTAGTTATACCACGATTTTATCCCAATTAAACGTGGGATagactcatctcaaatttaatcccgggattaattatcccttatccctcgtaccaaacgagcccttaGAAACAGATGACTTTGTTGTAGGTTCTCTACTGCTTGGTATGCTTCTTGTatacaaaatattttttcccaCATTAATGAATTTACATCAAAAGAAAAACAGATAACTTTGTCCTGGTAACAATTTATTGTTTTTAGTTTGCATAGTTTATGGTTTCTCAATATACATCTTTAATGTCCCAACTACGTGGGATTACATTGGGTatcttcttgttgttgttgttgttgttgttgtttaataTACATCTTTAATGTACGGTGCCTTTGCAGATCGTCCTGGAAGAAAAGGTCCACCCCTAACCTGGCCCCTAAGACTCAAAATATCAGTTGATATTGCACGTGGCCTGAATTATCTCCATTTTGACCGCGAGGTTCCGCATGGAAACCTTAAAGCTTCCAACGTCTTGTTGGATGGTCCTGATCTTAATGCACGAGTTGCTGATTACTGCCTTcaccgccttatgactcaagcgGGGACAATAGAACAGATTCTTGATGCTGGAGTGTTGGGTTATCGTGCACCAGAGTTGGCCGCATCCAAGAAACCACTGCCTTCCTTCAAATCAGATGTATATGCGTTTGGCGTCATTTTGTTGGAGCTCATGACTGGGAAATGTGCAGGTGATGTGGTTTCAGGTGAAGATGGGGGAGTGGACTTGACCGACTGGGTAAGGTTGAAGGTGGCAGAAGGTCGAGGGTCGGATTGTTTTGATAATGCATTGTCAGCTGAGATGGGAAATCCAGTAATGGAGAAGCAAATGAAGGAGGTTCTTGCAATAGCTCTTCGGTGCATACGTTCTGTATCCGAGAGGCCAGGTATTAAGACTGTATATGAGGACCTTTCATCTATATAGTTTGCTTATTTTGGTTTGGTGAACAGATGTTTGGCTCTGCTTTTGGGAATCAAATAGCTCATTGACTTCCCTTTGAATTGTAGAATTAGGAAGTTTAGTGTGTGAATGGGCTAGTTTTATTAACCATTGTTTGTTGTAAATTGGGGACATATTTAAAATGTATACAACTTTTTCTCCCCTTTTTGCTGAAAGATTACACCTTTACTTTACGTTGACTTTTCCAAGTACGTTGACTTTTCTAGGAAAGGGTAATAATTGAGGTCTAAAATCTTAGTTCAGTTGATTGCGCAAATCACTCTTAGAAGGTTGACGTTAATATTTTCGGTAGGAATTTAAGTTCTATGCTTTAGTGGTATATAAAAGTTTTCTAAACATAATCAGGTTACTTAAAAGATACTAATTAATTAGAGGTGACTCTTTGTAATTGGTATCAGTTGTTAATCTGACAGAAAAAGGTGTTACCTGCCCTAACACGTTAAACTACCTTGGTGGTGTAAAAATCTTTATGTTGTCGGTGTACTGTAACTATCTTTTGTAGTGCGCCAAATTTTTTAGTTTATCTTTATCCCCAAAAAAGAaccatttttatatttaaaaataatttaaatttaacttttctattttatatttactgacaaggtgggttgctgtgatggtaagcaacctccacttccaaccaaaaggttgtgagttcgaatcaccccaagagcaaggtggggagttcttggagggaaggatgccgagggtctattggagggtaaggtctgcgtacacacatGTTTTTTTGGTCACAGAAATAAGTTAATGACATGCTCATGATTATAAGTTctaaaagttatttttttcttGAACTCTAAACTTAATCAAACAGTTCCACATAAAAATAAAGCGGATAGAGTAATAAGTTTCTTTACTTATCAAAGAAAACAAGTTGGAAAATTGCCGTTTCTATCATCTTTCGCCTCAACCATGACTCCCTTAATTTCTCAACTATATGCAAAAATGTGAAACAATTTTCGGCTGTTTTagccaaaattttagatttcttaCGTAAAAAAATGTTACTATCATTGTTAAGTGTATAAATTCACAAATGCCAAATTATATGTGAAGTTGCCTCAGCGCTAAAAGGAGTCTCCTAAAGTAAAGCCAAATGCAAGGAAATCACGAGGAGAAACAGCGTTTCTTTATCTTATCTGCAAAGCTAACACTAAAAGGAATCTTAACTTTAGCTTCTTTTTTGCTCAGAATAAAAAATTGAATGAGATTAATGTGCTGATTTTCTGTCCATATTTGAATTTACTTATTACTTGAAGGAGTGGTAGAAGATTTACCATAATTAATTTTACTTTTCCTAAAAGTATAGATCTCTTTCATATTTGGCATATCTTTTTCTTGGAGGAAAAGCTTTAGAGATCTATAAATTGAAGATCTTTCTCCTCACACaatagcatccacaatgtaggGGAGATTATTCTCTTGATAATTTTTTTGCTTTATATAGTTTTCTCATGTGTAGTTCAATTGAtcaaattatattttaatatatttttctttgttgtctgatttatcgttAATTAAAGTTTATTTTGTTAGCTTCTGCATGACGACTTGTTATTTCGATCCCAAATGATGACAGAACCGAGAATCAAAGATCTGATAGATATTAATTGTCTGATCAACTGCGTCACTTTAGTATAAGACTTTTTAAAGGAGTTTATAACTATCACCCTTCTCTTAGAACTTTTGTTTTGATTCTTTCACATAAATCTGATAAGTTCGCTTTCTCGCTCGTAAGTTCACTTTCTTTTTTATCAGCTTTTGGCGTAATTATAAGTTCGCTTTTCACAACTATTTCTCTTCCGTTCTGTTCATATGTTATACATGCGAGAGagtgtttaaaaaaaaaaatacatcagTTTCCCATGTTGATTGTACAAGACTTTCGATCCACTTCTTAGCCTTTCGAGACTCGAAGTATATTGTTCACCTGTTGAGCATAGTATCACTTTGTTCTCAGCCTATTGAACCTCCTTATAAAAACAATTAAAAAGCGTCAAGCCAAAAGAAAATTAaggaaaaaattatttattttaattgtttgGTACGAGAGAATATTACTATTAGAGAATGTTGCAATGCATGTACCCAGAGGTGGATCCAGGATTCGAAGGTTGCGGGTGCCACCATGTTATGCATACAGTATACATGTCAGTAGCTACAAAAACAGATTAGGAATAATGGGTCGGTTCGCttagtttttggttaatttgaataggcgtttcattcacaaagcaaataagttcgattttagttcaaattttttacgcttaatttaaacacattctaaataaaaatgcaaaaaaaaaaaaaaaatttcatgaAAGAGCGactccaatataaatatttgcttaaagagtagcttaactacactatatattctttgtttgactagattaatttacttgtattattctttgtttatttttccatcttaattgttgagttatatgacaattattttcaaagaaaaaccttCAACATTCAACATATGATATTCGACTCAAAACGACTATCAATCAagccttttaattttttttcaaaacccaatagaagatattactcaaattatattccaatatatacattaatatcgtttcattaaaaataaaaaaaattatatgctaattaaaatcaattcaaattacctatagaaaataattgttcataaagtaaggtataatgatagaaacaaaatgaggactgaaagttaaaaaaatgaagaagagagacttagcaagtaataaaaggaagaaaatgagggaaagagccgaaaaagaaggaaaagaggtGAGGCCCTAGGCTCAACTGAAAATAAAGGAAATCTTAATAAGtagaaaaaatgggaatcgaaCTTGCATTCATGAGGCCAAAGAAAGCCTCCAAAGGGAAGACTGAACCAATGGCACCCGCTTCCACTTTGTGACTTTGGGGTGCCACTCTATCCATATATACGTTTTTTCACAGAGATATTATGTACATAGTAAGAATTTTAGCGAAACGAGCGGGTGCCGTGATACCCCTACCTCATAAGGTAGATCCGCCCCTGCATGTACCAACCTTGGAAGTTCTCGATCGCTAATAATTAAACTTGAACGAAAACCTATCCTCCACCAAATCCTAAAGAAGAAAATTCAAGAATTATGGAAAGTTGACAAAAACTTTCCCCTAATCGATTTAGGAGCGGACTATTttattgtaaaattccaaaaggAAGAGAGCATGAACTCTGCTCTACAAAATGGTCGATCGATGGTTCATCTTTGGCCACTTTCTTCAGCCCAACGGTGGGAACCTAACTTTGTTTCATCGGAAGCCAAACAGACCTATACAGCAATATATATGTGTTCGATCGCCTGAATTCTACGATGAAATCATTCTACAAAAAATTGGTAATATAATTGGCAAACTACTAAGGATAGAGGCATGCACACCAGCTACACTTAGAGCCAGGGCGTTATCGTAGGTCGTGTGTTGAATTACCACTCGACCAACCTGTGGTACCATTCATTTTTATTAGAGCTTATAAGCAACAAATAGTCTATGAAGGAGAAAAATGTG containing:
- the LOC104100119 gene encoding LRR receptor-like serine/threonine-protein kinase GHR1 isoform X1, with protein sequence MKLSIKFLMFFVLYFGSAMGQLPSQDILALLEFKKGIEHDPTGFVLESWNEESIDFNGCPSSWNGIMCNGGNVAAVVLDNLGLFADVDLSVFANLTMLVKLSMANNSIAGKIPNNIGNFKSLEYLDLSGNLFASSLPPDVGKLGSLKNLSLAGNNFSGPIPDTISGLISIQSLDLSHNSFSGPLPSSLMKLIGLVYLNLSVNGFTKKIPKGFEMMENLEVLDLHGNMLDGNLDPQLLLLTTATVVDLSGNLLVNSASQQQKFLPGISESVKYLNLSHNQLTGSLVNEAQIFGNLNVLDLSYNQLSGELPSFNFVYDLQVLRLGNNQFSGFIPNDLLKGDALVLTELDLSGNNLTGSTSMITSTTLRTLNLSSNALSGELPFVTGSSAVLDLSNNQFEGNLTRMLKWGNIEYLDLSQNRLSGNIPEVTAQFLRLYHLNLSHNTLIGTLPKVITQFPKTTVLDLSFNQLDGPLLTSLLTLPTIEELHLQNNALVGSIDFSPPASTPKLRVLDLSHNQFGGYFPDGFGSLTALQVLDIAGNNLSGSIPTSIGNVSSLTSLDISENHFTGPLPKNLPNSLQSLNASLNDFSGVVPDNLRKFPLSSFYPGNSELQFPNPPSGSGQASTENHRNKQLKTIIKVVIIVSCVVVLVIVILLAIFIYLRAPRKPQAQVTDKDVRRHAQSTPSAFSSREGAGGVVVSAQDVATSRKASSSEIISPDEKMTAITGFSPSKASHFTWSPESGDSYTAESLPRLDVRSPDSLAGELYFLDDTISFTAEELSRAPAEVLGRSSHGTSYRATLDNGLLLTVKWLREGVAKQRKDFTKEAKKFANIRHPNVVGLRGYYWGPTQHEKLILSDYISPGSLASFLYDRPGRKGPPLTWPLRLKISVDIARGLNYLHFDREVPHGNLKASNVLLDGPDLNARVADYCLHRLMTQAGTIEQILDAGVLGYRAPELAASKKPLPSFKSDVYAFGVILLELMTGKCAGDVVSGEDGGVDLTDWVRLKVAEGRGSDCFDNALSAEMGNPVMEKQMKEVLAIALRCIRSVSERPGIKTVYEDLSSI
- the LOC104100119 gene encoding LRR receptor-like serine/threonine-protein kinase GHR1 isoform X2 is translated as MCNGGNVAAVVLDNLGLFADVDLSVFANLTMLVKLSMANNSIAGKIPNNIGNFKSLEYLDLSGNLFASSLPPDVGKLGSLKNLSLAGNNFSGPIPDTISGLISIQSLDLSHNSFSGPLPSSLMKLIGLVYLNLSVNGFTKKIPKGFEMMENLEVLDLHGNMLDGNLDPQLLLLTTATVVDLSGNLLVNSASQQQKFLPGISESVKYLNLSHNQLTGSLVNEAQIFGNLNVLDLSYNQLSGELPSFNFVYDLQVLRLGNNQFSGFIPNDLLKGDALVLTELDLSGNNLTGSTSMITSTTLRTLNLSSNALSGELPFVTGSSAVLDLSNNQFEGNLTRMLKWGNIEYLDLSQNRLSGNIPEVTAQFLRLYHLNLSHNTLIGTLPKVITQFPKTTVLDLSFNQLDGPLLTSLLTLPTIEELHLQNNALVGSIDFSPPASTPKLRVLDLSHNQFGGYFPDGFGSLTALQVLDIAGNNLSGSIPTSIGNVSSLTSLDISENHFTGPLPKNLPNSLQSLNASLNDFSGVVPDNLRKFPLSSFYPGNSELQFPNPPSGSGQASTENHRNKQLKTIIKVVIIVSCVVVLVIVILLAIFIYLRAPRKPQAQVTDKDVRRHAQSTPSAFSSREGAGGVVVSAQDVATSRKASSSEIISPDEKMTAITGFSPSKASHFTWSPESGDSYTAESLPRLDVRSPDSLAGELYFLDDTISFTAEELSRAPAEVLGRSSHGTSYRATLDNGLLLTVKWLREGVAKQRKDFTKEAKKFANIRHPNVVGLRGYYWGPTQHEKLILSDYISPGSLASFLYDRPGRKGPPLTWPLRLKISVDIARGLNYLHFDREVPHGNLKASNVLLDGPDLNARVADYCLHRLMTQAGTIEQILDAGVLGYRAPELAASKKPLPSFKSDVYAFGVILLELMTGKCAGDVVSGEDGGVDLTDWVRLKVAEGRGSDCFDNALSAEMGNPVMEKQMKEVLAIALRCIRSVSERPGIKTVYEDLSSI